The sequence below is a genomic window from Actinokineospora baliensis.
TACCTGTGCGACATGGTGTCGCTGCGCAAGCTGCGCACGACCTCGTTCAGCGTGCTGCTGGCGCTCTCACCGGCGGTCAGCGCGCTCGCGGGGCTGGTGCTGCTCGGCCAGACGCTGTCCGCGCCGCAGTGGTGCGGGGTGGGCGCGGTCGTGCTCGCGGGGACCGCGAGCGTGCTCACCACGGTCCGCGCGCCCGACTAGTCGGCCGGTGCCGACGGCGCGGGCAACGAGATCACGCCCGGTGGGTGCGCGCCGCCCGGCGATCCCGACATCAGCGCCGCGGTTTCCCGGCCCGCCTGGCACAGCCCGCGTACGGCGACGCACACCGCCGAGTTGTCCGCGGTCGAGCGCCACACCACCACCAACTCCGAGTCCACGCCCTCGATCGGCACGAACCGCAGGTCCCGGTTCACCGCGTCCCACTCCGCCAGCCGCGGGCACAGCGCGAGGCCGACCCCGGCGGAGACCGCGGCCAGGGTGTCCACCGCGTAGTCGGCGGTGTGCTCGACGAAGCGCAGACCCGCCACCGGGAACCCCTCGGTGCTGCCGACCCGGATCAACCGCTCCGCGCCGACCTCGGCCACCGCGACCGACGACCGCGACGCCAGCGGGTGGTCCCAGGGCATCACCAGGCAGGTCGGCACCACCGCGGCGGTGGCCTGCTCGACGTCGCCGGGGAACTTCGGCAGGTGCGGCCGCCACAGCAGCGCCGTGTCGACCTGGCCGTGGCGCAACTGGTTGAGCTGGTTGCCGAAGCCGGTGTAGGTCGGCACCAGCTGCATCGGCTCGTGCGCCACCAGCCGCGCGGCGCGGGCGATCACCTGCCCGGTGCCCCACCCGACGTGCCCGATGCGCACCGCCCGCCTGCCCGCCCCCGCCCGCCTGCGCACGTCGGCGAGCCCGGTGTCGAGCACCGAGATCGCCGACGTCGCCACGGCGAGCAGGTCGCGGCCCGCCTCGGTCAGCCGCACCGAGCGGGTGCTGCGGTGGAACAGCCGCAGGCCGATCTCGCGCTCGAACGCCGCGATCTGCTGGCTCAGCGCGGGCTGGCTCAGGTGCAGG
It includes:
- a CDS encoding LysR family transcriptional regulator, translated to MSDRFPGTEKVRSFLVLADELHFGRAARYLHLSQPALSQQIAAFEREIGLRLFHRSTRSVRLTEAGRDLLAVATSAISVLDTGLADVRRRAGAGRRAVRIGHVGWGTGQVIARAARLVAHEPMQLVPTYTGFGNQLNQLRHGQVDTALLWRPHLPKFPGDVEQATAAVVPTCLVMPWDHPLASRSSVAVAEVGAERLIRVGSTEGFPVAGLRFVEHTADYAVDTLAAVSAGVGLALCPRLAEWDAVNRDLRFVPIEGVDSELVVVWRSTADNSAVCVAVRGLCQAGRETAALMSGSPGGAHPPGVISLPAPSAPAD